A window of the Phalacrocorax carbo chromosome 26, bPhaCar2.1, whole genome shotgun sequence genome harbors these coding sequences:
- the VARS2 gene encoding valine--tRNA ligase, mitochondrial — translation MATPALVRGLRAAPRRALGSPVGSRARCSGDPPGSPQAVGPPPWEPPEQARLRAREHKERRQRERRERAALAGAGPPAPTAPPKAWTPKSIVEYQHPLDPDGKKATGVPLPPAYSPRYVEAAWYSWWERQGLFTPPASVSGGGQVLSVVLPPPNVTGSLHLGHALTVALQDALVRWRRMQGWAVLWVPGTDHAGIATQAVVERWLWQRRGLRRQDLTRSEFLEEVWAWKRRHGDEILQQLRALGASLDWTRCAFTMDPGFSRAVAEAFARLHEAGLIHRDRRLVTWSCALRSALADVEVEPRALTGPTALRVPGCPQPVTFGVLVTFAYPVEGGDGLELPVATTRPETMLGDVAVAVHPSDPRYAHLHGRRVRHPFTGQLLPVVTDPAVDPARGTGALRVTPGHSPPDLALARAHGLPLLSVIGDDGTVCPPGGGWLQGVHRFVAREQVVAALAERGLFRGAQDHAMTLPMCSRSGDVIEYLLKSQWFLRCREMAQRAREAVTSGRLKLVPKFHEKNWKTWMDNVGDWCLSRQLWWGHRVPAYRVGVPSTGSPPERPDELWVVGRSEAEARAAAARALRCPPDDLQLQQDPDVLDTWFSSALFPFAALGWPEETPDLQRFYPTSVLETGSDLLFFWVARMVMLGQQLTGRLPFSQVLLHSLVRDTHGRKMSKSLGNVIDPRDVITGASPQELQEKLHSKILDPHELTVATEGQRRQFPHGIPECGTDALRMALCSHNVHGDDIRLDVGTALSYRHFCNKIWNAVKFVLAALGPNFVPQAPEEMVPQHPMDRWVLSRLAQAVGECGRRMEALEVHSAIAAVHHFWLRSFCDVYLETAKPALRDPGSGAETRRTLLSCAELGLRLLAPFAPFLTEELWQRLPRAPPAPPTLCLAPFPDAARLAHWRCPKVEAEVAAMQEVVRAVRALRDTFRLGAARPPVAVRCPVEAQDSLAALGPALQALAQAGPLQLLPLGAEPELGPTWVGAPAGPNAHVYLCLRGLVEPAAARAQLRARSQSLQRRLETLGGTQMSRGGPQESGGDTQASGAPPAPQQQVAILRSELARLLQALDALEAADPPEDPGGWGGDPGIGGDPRT, via the exons ATGGCGACCCCCGCCCTGGTCCGGGGCCTGagggccgccccccgccgcgccctGGGGTCCCCCGTGGGAAGCCGGGCCCGGTGTagcggggacccccccgggtccccccagGCTGTGGGACCCCCGCCCTGGGAACCCCCCGAGCAGGCCCGGCTGCGCGCGCGGGAGCACAAGGAGAGGCGGCAACGGGAGAGGCGGGAGAGAGCGGCGCTggcgggggccgggccgccg GCGCCGACAGCCCCCCCCAAGGCCTGGACCCCAAAATCCATTGTGGAGTATCAGCACCCCCTGGATCCCGACGGCAAGAAGG CCACGGGGgtgccgctgccccccgcctACAGCCCCCGTTACGTGGAAGCCGCCTGGTACAGCTGGTGGGAGCGGCAGGGTCTCTTCACCCCCCCGGCCTCG GTGTCCGGGGGGGGCCAAGTGCTGAGCGTGGTGTTGCCCCCCCCAAACGTCACCGGTTCCCTCCACCTGGGCCACGCGCTCACCGTCGCCCTCCAGGATGCCCTTGTGCGCTG GCGACGGATGCAGGGCTGGGCCGTGCTCTGGGTGCCGGGCACCGACCACGCCGGCATCGCCACCCAG GCGGTGGTGGAGCGTTGGCTGTGGCAGCGACGAGGTTTACGGCGTCAGGATCTGACCCGCTCCGAGTTCCTGGAGGAAGTTTGGGCCTGGAAACGACG GCACGGTGACGAGATCCTGCAGCAGCTGCGGGCGCTGGGAGCGTCGCTGGACTGGACCCGCTGCGCCTTCACCATGGACCCC GGTTTCTCGCGAGCGGTGGCGGAAGCTTTCGCGCGGTTGCACGAAGCCGGGTTGATTCACCGCGACCGACGTCTCGTCACCTGGTCCTGCGCCCTTCGTTCCGCCCTGGCCGACGTGGAG GTGGAGCCCCGCGCCCTGACGGGCCCCACGGCGTTGCGTGTCCCCGGTTGTCCCCAACCCGTCACCTTCGGTGTCCTCGTCACCTTCGCTTACCCCGTGGAGGGTGGGGATG GCCTGGAGCTGCCGGTGGCCACGACGCGCCCCGAGACGATGCTGGGGGACGTGGCCGTGGCCGTGCACCCCTCGGACCCCCGCTACGCT cacctccacGGCCGCCGCGTGCGTCACCCCTTCACGGGGCAGCTCCTGCCCGTCGTCACCGACCCCGCCGTGGACCCCGCCCGCGGCACCG GCGCGCTCAGGGTGACGCCGGGTCACAGCCCCCCCGACCTGGCGCTGGCCCGCGCCCAcgggctgcccctgctctccGTCATTGGGGACGACGGCACCGTGTGTCCCCCGGGCGGGGGGTGGCTCCAG ggcgtcCATCGCTTCGTGGCGCGGGAGCAGGTGGTGGCCGCGCTGGCCGAGCGAGGGCTGTTCCGCGGCGCCCAGGACCACGCCATGACGCTGCCCATGTGCAG CCGCTCCGGGGACGTCATCGAGTACCTGCTGAAGAGCCAGTGGTTCCTGCGGTGCCGGGAGATGGCACAACGTGCCCGAGAG gcGGTGACATCGGGGCGTCTCAAACTCGTCCCCAAATTTCATGAGAAGAACTGGAAAACGTGGATGGACAATGTCGG ggacTGGTGCCTCTCACGGCAGCTGTGGTGGGGACACCGGGTGCCGGCGTATCGGGTGGGGGTTCCCTCGACAGGGTCCCCCCCCGAGCGCCCCGATGAGCTCTGGGTAGTGGGGCGCAGCGAGGCCGAagcccgcgccgccgccgcacgCGCCCTCCGCTGCCCCCCCGACGATCTGCAGCTCCAGCaag ACCCCGACGTCCTGGACACCTGGTTCTCCTCTGCCCTCTTCCCCTTCGCCGCCCTGGGCTGGCCCGAAGAG ACCCCCGACTTGCAGCGGTTCTACCCCACGAGTGTGCTGGAGACGGGCAGCGACCTCCTCTTCTTCTGGGTGGCGCGTATGGTCATGCTGGGCCAGCAGCTCACCGGGCGCCTGCCCTTCTCCCAG gtccttctgcaCTCGCTAGTGCGTGACACCCACGGGCGCAAGATGAGCAAATCCCTGGGCAACGTCATCGACCCCCGTGACGTCATCACCGGCGCCTCCCCCCAG gagctgcaggagaagcTCCACTCCAAGATCCTGGACCCCCACGAGCTCACGGTGGCCACAGAGGGCCAG AGGCGCCAGTTCCCCCATGGCATCCCCGAATGCGGCACCGACGCCCTCCGCATGGCCTTGTGCTCCCACAACGTCCACG GTGACGACATCCGCCTGGACGTGGGGACGGCCTTGAGCTACCGTCACTTCTGCAACAAGATCTGGAACGCCGTCAAGTTCGTCCTCGCCGCTTTGGGACCCAACTTCGTCCCCCAGGCTCCTGAGGAG ATGGTGCCGCAGCACCCGATGGACCGCTGGGTGCTGAGCCGGCTGGCGCAGGCAGTGGGCGAGTGCGGGCGGCGGATGGAGGCCCTGGAGGTCCACAGCGCCATCGCTGCCGTCCATCACTTCTGGTTGCGGAGCTTCTGCGACGTCTACCTG GAGACGGCCAAGCCGGCATTACGGGATCCGGGATCCGGAGCCGAGACCCGCCGGACCCTGCTGAGCTGCGCCGAGCTGGGCCTTCGTCTCCTCGCCCCCTTCGCCCCCTTCCTCACCGAGGAGCTCTGGCAGCGcctgccccgcgccccccctgcgccccccacCCTCTGCCTCGCCCCTTTCCCCGACGCCGCCCGCTTG gctcACTGGCGCTGCCCCAAGGTGGAGGCCGAGGTGGCGGCCATGCAGGAGGTGGTGAGGGCGGTGCGAGCCCTGCGGGACACCTTCCGCCTCGGCGCTGCTCGGCCCCCTG TGGCGGTGCGGTGCCCAGTGGAGGCGCAGGATTCGCTGGCGGCGCTTGGCCCCGCCCTCCAGGCCCTGGCGCAGGCGGGGCCTCTGCAGCTCCTCCCCCTGGGGGCGGAGCCAGAGCTGGGCCCCACCTGGGTGGGGGCTCCCGCGGGTCCCAACGCCCACGTCTACCTCTGCCTGCGG GGGCTGGTGGAGCCGGCGGCCGCCCGCGCCCAGCTCCGCGCCCGCAGCCAGAGCCTCCAGCGTCGCCTCGAGACCCTCGGGGGGACCCAGATGTCCCGGGGGGGACCCCAGGAGTCTGGGGGGGACACGCAGGCATCcggggccccccccgccccccaacaGCAG gtCGCCATCCTCCGCTCCGAGCTCGCCCGCCTCCTCCAAGCCTTGGATGCCCTGGAAGCCGCCGACCCCCCCGAGGACCCAGGCGGTtgggggggggacccaggcatcgGGGGGGACCCCAGGACCTAA
- the LOC135317654 gene encoding putative surface-exposed virulence protein BigA: MAEGCSHAAPPRPLPGEVTATPGDVPTDPQPPWGQAGGAPEGESDAGVPMDAVAVTPWAGGITITVTAAPADEDVGDEDVGDVPVTKDAGDGGGPLVCDKDIEDRGVTAPKDAGDRDVPAPGDEDVVTPGDSGDWDGPALRDKDVGDRGVTVLRDAGDRDVPAPGDEVVTILRDTGDGDVPTHPVKDVGDKDVPPSGDKDVGDKDVPPSGDRDVTVLRDIGDREVPVPGIKGIGDRDVPAPGDKGVGDRDVPPSGDTSVTILRDTGDREVPVPQYKDVGDRDVTTLRDVPDVPAPSDIGDGNVPALGDAGDKDIGDTQVSVLRAGGDKDAGDKDVGDTGVSVLRAGGDKDVGDKDVGDTGVSVLRDVGDKDVGDKDAGDTGVSVLRDVGDKDAGDKDAGDTGVSVLRDVGDKDVGDTGVSVLRDVGDNDIGDKDIGDTGVLVLRDVGDKDAGDKDVGDTGVSVLRDVGDKDVGDKDVGDTGVSVLRDVGDKDVGDTGVSVLREVGDKDAGDKDVGDTGVSVLRDVGDKDAGDKDVGDTGVSVLRDVGDKDAGDKDVGDTGVSVLRDVGDKDVGDTGVSVLRDVGDKDAGDKDVGDTGVSVLRDGGDKDVPSPKDTGDSDVAVPGDTGVRDFGDIQVSSLLRDVGDTGDRDVTTPRDVGDRDVPAHGDEDIGDVPVLRDIGDVLVSEDKDVGDRDVTVMRDVGDKDIWDVGDIGNKDVGGRDVLAPRDVGDKDVGDVGDKDVGVRGVPALRDVGDKDIGVRDVPAPRDVGDIGDKDVGDKDVGDIGDIGDKDIGGRDITALWDAGDKDIGDIRDKEVGDMDVGGRDVPALRDVGDKDAGDIRDRDAGDVGDKDAGDIRDRDVGDVGDKDVGDVRDRDVGDKDAGDIRDKDAGDVGDKDAGDVGDKDAGDVRDKDVGGRDVPAPRDVGDKDSDVAARGDAGDGDVGDACAAGGITITVTAPPVEDEDVPGDDVTAALPGERAPGDVMESGGVAAARPGDVTAGGDVTSALPGDVPAGDVIGGDVVSSLPGDVMAEDDVSSSVPGDDVIADLVGGDDITSFLPEEALPGDVITKSDVISSFPGDDTAGDIIPGDDLAGDITAGDIFAGEIVTRHDVTSSLPGDEFAGEVAARSDLADDVITRGSVPSSPSSDTCPDDVIADLIPSLPGDDLTNDVLGGEGVAFSVPGAIAAGDIVAADDVTSSLLGDAAGREVKPAGDLTGDIICANNGAAAAWSDFADDVVPEDDITSFIPGGVASHDIAPKGDVSDDVTRGSDLGDIVGGDVTSSIPGALSARDVSPEDDIMGDISPGEEQTPPTLKEPVCPGDDLTDDITTDVPREGVGSRGDAPEAPQPQTPPPGCPLVFLALVCLLLALLLLAGVFAAVHYVKVFIISSATFSVPVAESFP, from the exons ATGGCCGAGGGGTGCTCACACGCCGCCCCCCCTCGTCCCCTCCCCGGGGAGGTGACGGCCACCCCGGGGGACGTCCCCACGGACCCCCAACCTCCatggggacaggctggaggCGCCCCCGAGGGGGAGAGTGACGCCGGTGTCCCCATGGACGCCGTCGCCGTCACCCCCTGGGCCGGCGGCATCACCATCACCGTCacggcggccccggcggacGAGGACGTCGGGGACGAGGACGTCGGGGACGTCCCGGTCACAAAGGACGCGGGGGACGGGGGTGGCCCGCTTGTATGTGACAAGGACATTGAGGACAGGGGTGTCACAGCCCCGAAGGacgctggggacagggatgtcCCAGCCCCTGGGGACGAGGACGTCGTGACCCCAGGGGACTCTGGAGACTGGGATGGTCCAGCCCTTCGGGACAAGGACGTTGGGGACAGGGGTGTCACCGTCCTGAGGGacgctggggacagggatgtcccagctcctggggacgAGGTTGTCACCATCCTGAGGGACACTGGGGACGGGGATGTCCCAACCCATCCCGTGAAGGACGTTGGGGACAAGGATGTCCCACCTTCTGGGGACAAGGACGTTGGGGACAAGGATGTCCCACCTTCTGGGGACAGGGATGTCACCGTTCTGAGGGACATTGGGGACAGGGAAGTCCCGGTTCCTGGGATCAAGGGCATTGGGGACAGGGAtgtcccagctcctggggacaaGGGTGTTGGGGACAGGGATGTCCCACCTTCTGGGGACACCAGTGTCACCATCCTgagggacactggggacagggaAGTCCCGGTTCCTCAGTACAAGGACGTTGGGGACAGGGATGTCACCACCCTCAGAGATGTTCCAGATGTCCCAGCTCCAAGTGACATCGGGGATGGGAATGTCCCAGCCCTAGGGGACGCTGGGGACAAGGACATTGGGGACACGCAGGTCTCGGTCCTCAGGGCTGGTGGGGACAAGGACGCTGGGGACAAGGACgttggggacacgggggtctCGGTCCTCAGGGCTGGTGGGGACAAGGACGTTGGGGACAAGGACgttggggacacgggggtctCGGTCCTCAGGGACGTTGGGGACAAGGACGTTGGGGACAAGGAcgctggggacacgggggtctCGGTCCTCAGGGACGTTGGGGACAAGGACGCTGGGGACAAGGAcgctggggacacgggggtctCGGTCCTCAGGGACGTTGGGGACAAGGACgttggggacacgggggtctCGGTCCTCAGGGACGTTGGGGACAACGACATTGGGGACAAGGACattggggacacgggggtctTGGTCCTCAGGGACGTTGGGGACAAGGATGCTGGGGACAAGGACgttggggacacgggggtctCGGTCCTCAGGGACGTTGGGGACAAGGATGTTGGGGACAAGGACgttggggacacgggggtctCGGTCCTCAGGGACGTTGGGGACAAGGACgttggggacacgggggtctCGGTCCTCAGGGAAGTTGGGGACAAGGACGCTGGGGACAAGGACgttggggacacgggggtctCGGTCCTCAGGGACGTTGGGGACAAGGATGCTGGGGACAAGGACgttggggacacgggggtctCGGTCCTCAGGGACGTTGGGGACAAGGACGCTGGGGACAAGGACgttggggacacgggggtctCGGTCCTCAGGGACGTTGGGGACAAGGACgttggggacacgggggtctCGGTCCTCAGGGACGTTGGGGACAAGGACGCTGGGGACAAGGACgttggggacacgggggtctCGGTCCTCAGGGACGGTGGGGACAAGGATGTCCCATCGCCAAAGGACACCGGGGACAGCGATGTCGCAGTCCCAGGGGACACTGGGGTCAGGGATTTTGGGGACATACAGGTCTCATCCCTGCTGCGGGAtgttggggacactggggacagggatgtCACCACCCCAAGAGATGTTGGGGACAGGGATGTCCCAGCTCATGGGGACGAGGACATCGGGGACGTCCCAGTCTTGAGGGACATTGGGGACGTCCTGGTCTCTGAGGACAAGGACGTTGGGGACAGGGATGTCACAGTCATGAGGGACGTTGGGGACAAGGACATTTGGGACGTTGGGGACATTGGGAACAAGGACGTTGGGGGCAGGGATGTCCTAGCCCCCAGGGACGTTGGGGACAAGGACGTTGGGGACGTTGGGGACAAGGATGTTGGAGTCAGGGGTGTCCCAGCCCTGAGAGATGTTGGGGACAAGGACATTGGGGTCAGGGATGTCCCAGCCCCAAGGGACGTTGGGGACATCGGAGACAAGGACGTTGGGGACAAGGATgttggggacattggggacatcGGGGACAAGGACATTGGGGGCAGGGACATCACAGCCCTGTGGGACGCTGGGGACAAGGACATTGGGGACATCAGGGACAAGGAGGTTGGGGACATGGACGTTGGGGGCAGAGATGTCCCAGCCCTGCGGGATGTTGGGGACAAGGAcgctggggacatcagggacaGGGACGCTGGGGACGTCGGGGACAAGGAcgctggggacatcagggacaGGGACGTTGGGGACGTCGGGGACAAGGACGTTGGGGACGTCAGGGACAGGGACGTCGGGGACAAGGAcgctggggacatcagggacaAGGACGCTGGGGACGTCGGGGACAAGGACGCTGGGGACGTCGGGGACAAGGACGCTGGGGACGTCAGGGACAAGGACGTTGGGGGCAGGGACGTCCCAGCCCCGCGGGACGTTGGGGACAAGGACAGTGACGTGGCGGCccggggggacgcgggggaTGGGGACGTTGGGGACGCCTGCGCCGCCGGTGGCATCACCATCACGGTGACGGCCCCTCCCGTGGAGGACGAGGACGTCCCCGGCGATGACGTCACTGCcgccctccccggggagcgcgcCCCTGGTGACGTCATGGAGAGCGGCGGCGTcgcagccgcccgccccggTGATGTCACCGCGGGGGGTGACGTCACCTCCGCTCTGcctggggatgtccctgctggCGACGTCATCGGGGGTGACGTCgtttcctccctccctggtgATGTCATGGCTGAGGACGATGTCAGTTCCTCAGTCCCGGGGGATGACGTCATTGCTGACCTTGTCGGCGGAGATGACATCACTTCCTTTCTCCCTGAGGAAGCCCTCCCTGGTGATGTCATCACCAAGAGTGATgtcatttcctcttttcctggGGATGACACAGCTGGTGACATCATCCCTGGGGATGACCTCGCTGGTGACATCACCGCTGGGGACATATTTGCTGGTGAAATAGTCACCAGGCATGATGTCACTTCCTCCCTTCCTGGGGATGAGTTCGCTGGCGAGGTCGCGGCCAGAAGTGACCTCGCTGATGACGTCATCACCAGGGGCAGCGTCCCTTCTTCCCCCTCTAGCGATACCTGCCCTGATGATGTCATCGCTGACCTTATTCCCTCCCTTCCTGGGGATGACCTCACCAATGACGTCCTCGGGGGGGAAGGCGTCGCCTTCTCTGTACCTGGGGCTATCGCTGCTGGTGACATCGTTGCCGCAGATGATGTCACTTCCTCCCTGCTGGGCGACGCCGCTGGCCGAGAAGTCAAGCCTGCTGGTGACCTCACTGGTGACATCATCTGTGCAAACAATGGCGCCGCCGCCGCTTGGAGTGACTTCGCTGATGACGTCGTGCCCGAGGACGACATCACTTCCTTCATCCCGGGCGGTGTCGCTAGCCACGACATCGCTCCCAAGGGTGATGTCAGCGATGACGTCACGCGGGGCTCTGACCTCGGTGACATCGTTGGGGGTGATGTCACCTCCTCCATCCCGGGAGCCCTCTCTGCCCGTGATGTCAGCCCTGAGGATGACATCATGGGTGACatcagccctggggaggagcaaaccccccccaccctcaaAGAACCCGTCTGCCCGGGTGATGACCTCACCGATGACATCACCACTGATGTGCCCAGAGAAGGTGTTGGCAGCCGAGGTGACGCCCCAG aagccccccagccccagacGCCCCCCCCGGGCTGCCCCCTCGTCTTCCTCGCCCTCGTCTGCCTCCTCctcgccctcctcctcctcgccggGGTCTTCGCG gccgtCCATTACGTCAAGGTCTTCATCATCAGCTCGGCCACCTTCTCCGTGCCGGTGGCCGAGTCGTTCCCATGA